One genomic window of Carassius auratus strain Wakin unplaced genomic scaffold, ASM336829v1 scaf_tig00003593, whole genome shotgun sequence includes the following:
- the LOC113070248 gene encoding odorant receptor 131-2-like, giving the protein MADSNGTTGDASFLHPQVFKLDMDAATSTETAVAVLTSLFFCFVNCVMLFALKSKRIFQETPRYILFGHMLMNDSVLLLVTTIMYTVALCFLPIPKSICTLLVFISYCTFFNTPLTLALMSLERYVAICFPLRHCNIATPKRTGIAIGIIWFLSSINIIADIILALSVNPNYLADIAFCTLEKLFIAKWQIDKSQGFDVLYFVSVAVIIIFTYISIMMAVKSVSSDKDSAKKALKTVLLHLIQLGLCLTSFLYATIERTLYTVIGSGSSLFINLRYLNYLVVLILPRCLSPLIYGMRDEAVWPLFKYFFCYCSGKVKPSVIIH; this is encoded by the coding sequence ATGGCGGATTCCAATGGCACAACTGGGGATGCGTCTTTCCTTCATCCACAAGTCTTTAAGCTGGATATGGATGCTGCTACCAGCACTGAAACTGCAGTGGCTGTGTTAACAtctcttttcttctgttttgtAAACTGTGTGATGCTCTTTGCTTTAAAAAGCAAGCGCATATTCCAGGAGACGCCTCGCTACATTCTTTTTGGCCACATGCTTATGAATGACTCTGTGCTTTTGCTGGTCACAACTATTATGTACACAGTAGCTCTCTGTTTTCTTCCAATACCTAAATCTATTTGCACTCTGTTAGTCTTTATATCATACTGTACTTTCTTTAACACTCCTCTGACACTAGCACTGATGTCACTGGAGCGGTATGTTGCAATCTGCTTCCCTCTGAGGCACTGCAACATCGCCACACCAAAAAGGACTGGAATCGCCATAGGAATCATCTGGTTTCTTAGTTCTATCAATATTATAGCTGACATTATTCTTGCTTTAAGTGTCAACCCCAATTATTTAGCAGATATTGCATTCTGCACTCTAGAGAAATTGTTTATAGCCAAATGGCAGATAGATAAATCTCAAGGATTTGATGTTCTTTATTTCGTGTCTGTTGCAGTGATCATAATTTTCACATACATTAGCATTATGATGGCAGTCAAGTCTGTTTCCTCTGATAAAGATTCTGCTAAGAAAGCTCTCAAAACGGTGCTATTGCACTTGATTCAGCTGGGACTGTGTCTCACCTCTTTCCTGTATGCAACAATAGAGAGAACACTATACACAGTGATTGGAAGCGGCTCTTCACTCTTCATAAATCTGAGATATTTAAATTATCTTGTTGTTCTTATTCTGCCACGCTGCCTGAGTCCTCTAATCTATGGTATGAGAGATGAAGCTGTGTGGcccttatttaaatattttttctgctATTGTTCAGGCAAAGTAAAGCCCTCTGTTATCATACATTAA